The sequence CAGGCTGGCCGAGACGTCCTGGTCGAACTCGAAGACGACTTCGAGGAAGGCCGCGTCGTACGACGAGGTGACCACTTCCGGCGGAGCGGCCGAGAGTTCGACGGCACCGATGTCGACGAAGTCGTCGACGACCATCGGATCATCGAACACGCGATCGAACGGAGCACCACGCTGGTCGAAGACAAGCGCGATGTCGTCCAGGCTCTCGTCGGCAGGCGTGTCCGGATCGTCACCGGCAACGTTGTCCGGACCCGGATTAACCGCCAGTGCCGGGGCACCGTTGTCAATCGCGTCGCTGCCCGGCAGCGGCAGGTGGTTCTGGGTGAAGCCACCGTTGGTCGCCAGCGGAGCCAGCGCCGGCGAGTCGGTCGCGAAGCCGGCCGGCGTTGCCGGGGTGAGCTCATCACCATCGAAGTCGAAGGTGATGTCGGTCCCGAGGATGGTGTTGCTTGCCGTCTCACCGACACCGAACGTCGAGCCACCAGGCAGGGCAGCGGTCGTGCCGAAGTTGGCCGGCTCCTGGACCTGCGGGGTCAGCGGATCGCCGTCGTCGTCCGTGAAGCCGGTGTTGCCGGCGAGGAACGAGTTGACGATGGTGAAGCTGCTGGCGTCGTCCAGGAACGTGTCGGTTGGCTGGATGACGATCGCCGAGTCCAAGCCGTCGTTGAAGACGACCGTCGACTGGGTGATGCTGATGGCAAAGGCCGGATCGACCGTTGCACCGGTGTCGCCGAACGCGCTGAAGCTCATGCCGGCGCGAGCGTCGGAGGTGTTGCCGGAGAACGTCGACTGGACGATCGTGACGTTGTAGACGTCAGCACCGAAGCCGACGGCAGGGTCGGTCGTGCTGATCTGGACTTCCAGGGCACCGCCGAAGCCGTAGTCGGGGCCGAACGTGTCGGGATCGACGGGGGCTGTCTGGTTGACGGCGCTGTTGCCGCTGAACTCAGAGTTGGTGATAAGCAGCTCGGTGTCTGCAGCCCAAAGGCCACCACCGGAACCGCCATCGCCCACCGCACCGAGCACTTCGTTATCAACGAATCGCGTGTTGTCGAAGCTGACGCTGCCGCTGTCGGCCAGAACGCCACCGCCGAGCGACGATGCCGTGTTGTTCGAGATGGTGGTGCCCGTCACAACAAGCCCGAGGTCACCGATCGGATCTCGCCCGAACTGCGACGTCGCACTAAGCGAGGTGTCACGCTCAAGCCCGATCGAGGTATCGCGTACGCCGCGTGCCTCAAGATCGACGAAGTCATTCCGGTTCTCGGAAGTCGTTACCGTGGCCAGAGGACCGGCAGGGGTGACCGGGGCAGGATTTGCCGAGGGGCCCATGCGTGCCGGCAGCGGAGCGTCCAGGCCGAAGTAGATGAACCCGCCGCCGAACGTAGCGGTGTTGTCATCGAACGTGCTGCCGTCGACGATGATCTGGCCCGTGAAGAACTCGCCACCTTCTGGCCCGTCAACCGGGTCGAGGTAGGCACCGCCGCCGCTGGTGGTCACCGTGTTGCCCGTCAGCGTTACGTTCGTCAGCGTCGCAGGGGCGGCCTGGATCATGAACCCGCCGCCGAAGTTGGCGTTGTTGCCCGTGATCACGGCGTCCGTGACTGTCGTCTGCGTGAACGCGCGGATCGCGCCGCCGCCGCCTGCACCGCTCGGGTTCTCAGCGGCCAGGTTGTTCGTGTACGTGCCGCCGTTGATCGTCAGCGTGCCGGCACTGCCGAAGATGGCACCACCGCTCGAGCCCGAGTCCGGGTCGGAGGCGACGTTGCCCGTCGCCGTCACGTCATTGAGCGTGGTGTTGCCGATGCTGATGACCGCACCGCCGTCACCGGCCTCGTTGTCGATGAACGACGTGCCGTTGGCGACGAACGTCGCCAGGTTCTCGACGAAGACCGAGCCGCCCGAGCCACGCGTCGGGTTGAGCGGGTCGGTCAGATCAGCGGCGATGTTGCCGTTGGTGAGCACCAGGCCGTTGAGCGTCAGGCTCGAGACCAGGTCGGCCATGCCGTCGTCGGTCGTGTCGCCGTCGATGCCGAAGTGCCGGCTGGCGTCGTTGGCGTCGAGGGTCACGCCCGCTGCCGAGTCGGTGATCGTCAGGTCGCTGGCGGCGAAGTCGGTGCCGATGATGATCTGGCCCTCAGCGAGCGTGATCGTCTGCGGCGTGGCGAAGACCGTCGGATCGAAGACGATCTCGTCGGCGCCCGGCGAGGCCTCGGCCTCCAGGACCGCTTCGCGAAGCGTGGTCAGGCCGTCCAGCTCGTCGGTCACGTCCGAGATCGTGTCGACGGTGAACGTGGCCAGAAGACGGCGGGTCTCGAGGTTCTCGATCAGCCG comes from Planctomycetota bacterium and encodes:
- a CDS encoding choice-of-anchor Q domain-containing protein, producing the protein MRQTTPTRRKATRNRLIENLETRRLLATFTVDTISDVTDELDGLTTLREAVLEAEASPGADEIVFDPTVFATPQTITLAEGQIIIGTDFAASDLTITDSAAGVTLDANDASRHFGIDGDTTDDGMADLVSSLTLNGLVLTNGNIAADLTDPLNPTRGSGGSVFVENLATFVANGTSFIDNEAGDGGAVISIGNTTLNDVTATGNVASDPDSGSSGGAIFGSAGTLTINGGTYTNNLAAENPSGAGGGGAIRAFTQTTVTDAVITGNNANFGGGFMIQAAPATLTNVTLTGNTVTTSGGGAYLDPVDGPEGGEFFTGQIIVDGSTFDDNTATFGGGFIYFGLDAPLPARMGPSANPAPVTPAGPLATVTTSENRNDFVDLEARGVRDTSIGLERDTSLSATSQFGRDPIGDLGLVVTGTTISNNTASSLGGGVLADSGSVSFDNTRFVDNEVLGAVGDGGSGGGLWAADTELLITNSEFSGNSAVNQTAPVDPDTFGPDYGFGGALEVQISTTDPAVGFGADVYNVTIVQSTFSGNTSDARAGMSFSAFGDTGATVDPAFAISITQSTVVFNDGLDSAIVIQPTDTFLDDASSFTIVNSFLAGNTGFTDDDGDPLTPQVQEPANFGTTAALPGGSTFGVGETASNTILGTDITFDFDGDELTPATPAGFATDSPALAPLATNGGFTQNHLPLPGSDAIDNGAPALAVNPGPDNVAGDDPDTPADESLDDIALVFDQRGAPFDRVFDDPMVVDDFVDIGAVELSAAPPEVVTSSYDAAFLEVVFEFDQDVSASLTGADLIVTNQTTNTQIDSTTATVGFDMLTNTATFSLVPLVQGSLLTNGNYEFSLDTAGVANSGGATLVSSPFIEDFFLAGDADRSRSVNLADFGILRSNFGGTPVDGFLSADFNLDGSVNLADFGILRANFGQSVAAPADSLFSDDEL